Proteins encoded by one window of Bradyrhizobium sp. B097:
- a CDS encoding fatty acid desaturase, translating to MPSLELEHVRSDLVTSKISASRPPGDWSYLGVEFHADSLFERHDGPTFLVAGGVYGSWLLLLLLHRQVPWYVMAPVAGYVIQWHFSLQHEAIHGMRGVPKWLRRALVWPPIGIWFPFELYRRLHSQHHRNGYLTYPGEDTESYYHDAEDWEDFGDLSRWLLTINQTFLGRICIGPILCTPRLFIKEMARLVAGETANAGIWCRHLIGVVLVLLVVEAFGVSVLQYLAVFVYPGLMFGMMRGFVEHRWGERPEERTAVVESNWVFGMLFLWNNLHAVHHTFPTLQWWKVPRVWRQHREYIKARNGGFVFRGYGEIARRWLVKPVFVPIHPHRFAPGSVRHPDASMRQPPATY from the coding sequence ATGCCCTCGCTTGAGCTTGAACACGTTCGGAGTGATCTGGTCACGAGCAAGATCTCGGCAAGCCGCCCCCCCGGTGACTGGTCCTACCTCGGCGTAGAGTTTCATGCCGACTCCTTGTTCGAGCGCCATGATGGGCCAACTTTCCTCGTAGCTGGTGGTGTCTACGGTAGCTGGCTGCTTCTGCTCCTGCTGCACCGCCAGGTCCCCTGGTACGTCATGGCGCCGGTCGCCGGTTATGTCATTCAATGGCATTTCTCCTTGCAGCACGAAGCGATCCACGGCATGCGGGGCGTGCCGAAATGGCTCCGCCGAGCACTGGTCTGGCCCCCGATCGGGATCTGGTTTCCGTTCGAGTTATATCGGCGTCTGCACTCGCAGCACCATCGCAACGGCTATCTCACCTATCCTGGTGAGGACACTGAATCGTACTATCACGATGCAGAGGATTGGGAAGACTTCGGCGATCTCTCCCGGTGGCTGCTGACGATCAACCAGACCTTCCTCGGCCGGATCTGCATCGGACCGATCTTGTGCACGCCAAGGCTTTTCATCAAGGAGATGGCGAGGCTGGTCGCTGGCGAGACCGCCAACGCTGGCATCTGGTGCCGACACCTGATCGGCGTCGTGCTCGTCCTGCTTGTGGTCGAAGCCTTCGGCGTGAGCGTTCTGCAGTATCTGGCGGTGTTTGTTTATCCCGGCCTGATGTTCGGCATGATGCGCGGCTTTGTCGAGCATCGGTGGGGTGAGCGGCCCGAGGAGCGAACCGCGGTCGTCGAGTCGAATTGGGTTTTCGGCATGCTGTTTCTGTGGAACAACCTCCACGCTGTCCATCATACCTTTCCAACACTCCAGTGGTGGAAGGTGCCCCGGGTGTGGCGGCAGCATCGCGAATACATCAAGGCGCGTAACGGAGGATTCGTATTCCGGGGGTACGGTGAGATCGCCCGGCGATGGCTGGTCAAGCCCGTATTCGTTCCAATTCACCCGCATCGCTTCGCGCCGGGCTCGGTTCGTCACCCCGACGCATCGATGCGCCAGCCCCCCGCGACGTATTGA
- a CDS encoding PhnD/SsuA/transferrin family substrate-binding protein — MRGRTEPETLSGAGRILNLPMYELPEMAAANDAFLAELEHRLDSKGVRAAGRIAGEATDTQPHVLFTQVCGYPLLKYHGDEYRVLATPHYAMPGCAGSHHRAFVMVRADDAAASLADLRGRVFGCNSLFSNTGMNLPRLSFARIAGGKPFFSSVVVTGAHVASLQRLDEATIDVCSIDSVTWGYFRQLRPTAATRYRILTETLPSPSLPFVTSAATTEADAAVLAETLREMMRDPGISHIREPLRLTDVSAPDLAAYWRLIAYEAEAAELGYPELA, encoded by the coding sequence ATGCGCGGCCGCACTGAACCGGAGACACTGAGCGGGGCAGGTCGCATCCTGAACCTGCCGATGTACGAGCTTCCCGAGATGGCGGCCGCCAATGACGCGTTCCTGGCTGAGCTGGAGCATCGGCTCGATAGCAAGGGGGTGAGGGCGGCCGGCCGCATTGCTGGCGAGGCGACGGACACTCAGCCGCATGTTCTCTTCACGCAGGTCTGCGGCTATCCGCTGTTGAAGTATCACGGCGATGAATACCGCGTCCTGGCGACTCCGCATTATGCAATGCCCGGATGCGCAGGCTCGCATCACCGTGCCTTCGTCATGGTTCGGGCCGACGACGCCGCCGCCTCGCTCGCGGACCTGCGCGGGCGGGTGTTCGGCTGCAACAGCCTGTTCTCGAATACCGGAATGAACCTCCCCCGTCTGTCGTTTGCGCGGATCGCCGGCGGCAAGCCGTTCTTCTCCTCTGTCGTGGTGACGGGGGCTCATGTCGCAAGTCTTCAGAGGCTCGACGAGGCCACGATCGACGTCTGTTCGATCGACAGCGTGACGTGGGGATATTTTCGGCAGCTCCGGCCGACGGCCGCCACAAGATACCGGATCCTCACAGAGACGCTGCCGAGCCCGTCATTGCCGTTCGTGACGTCGGCCGCCACGACCGAGGCTGATGCCGCGGTGCTCGCAGAGACGCTGCGCGAGATGATGCGTGATCCGGGGATCAGCCATATCCGTGAGCCGCTGCGTTTGACCGACGTCTCCGCGCCGGACTTGGCCGCTTACTGGCGACTGATCGCGTACGAGGCGGAAGCGGCAGAGCTGGGTTACCCCGAATTGGCCTAG